From the Carya illinoinensis cultivar Pawnee chromosome 4, C.illinoinensisPawnee_v1, whole genome shotgun sequence genome, one window contains:
- the LOC122306943 gene encoding uncharacterized protein LOC122306943 isoform X2: MAGGDTRKQLLTLIRDFATEKSQGERRVIGLKKRIEEVRSELDVANAELEDAKRAKETVEQELRGYEVENALNDHSIQTLDARICLIQDEISSVGSDLDALKVKEGASRDEFIGQMCKLNTMIRKFQETIACNFHYENHVGTAAEAEHKHAEEVTEVALKTMEDTLSHTISQISKEEEEYQAEQDLQKKFQQELVDHEKKVSLMEVILEVTKTLHDMTRQTSELEVTCASLGEELQRRCACPSCHLDNVEALGKLLQ; encoded by the exons ATGGCGGGAGGCGACACTCGGAAGCAACTCCTAACTCTAATCCGAGACTTTGCCACTGAAAAATCGCAAGGAGAGAGAAGAGTTATTGGCTTAAAGAAGCGAATCGAAGAGGTTCGCTCTGAGCTCGACGTAGCAAATGCAGAGCTTGAAGACGCCAAGCGTGCGAAAGAAACCGTTGAGCAAGAGCTTAGAGGCTACGAAGTTGAAAATGCTTTGAACGATCATTCGATTCAGACCCTAGACGCTAGAATATGTCTGATTCAGGACGAGATATCCTCTGTTGGATCTGATCTAGATGCTCTTAAGGTTAAAGAAGGAGCTTCGCGAGATGAGTTTATAGGACAAATGTGTAAGCTTAACACTATGATAAGGAAATTCCAAGAGACAATTGCTTGTAATTTTCACTATGAAAATCATGTTGGAACTGCAGCAGAAGCAGAACACAAACATGCGGAGGAAGTCACTGAAGTTGCTTTAAAAACTATGGAGGATACACTGTCCCATACAATCTCTCAAATAagtaaagaggaagaagaatacCAAGCGGAGCAGGATCTTCAAAAGAAGTTCCAGCAGGAGTTGGTTGATCACGAGAAGAAGGTATCTCTGATGGAAGTAATACTGGAAGTAACGAAAACATTGCATGACATGACCAGGCAGACTTCTGAACTGGAAGTCACGTGTGCTTCCCTCGGTGAGGAGTTGCAGAGGAGATGTGCATGTCCAAGTTGTCACCTAGATAACGTGGAGGCCCTGGGCAAGCTGCTTCAG TGA
- the LOC122306943 gene encoding uncharacterized protein LOC122306943 isoform X1, whose translation MAGGDTRKQLLTLIRDFATEKSQGERRVIGLKKRIEEVRSELDVANAELEDAKRAKETVEQELRGYEVENALNDHSIQTLDARICLIQDEISSVGSDLDALKVKEGASRDEFIGQMCKLNTMIRKFQETIACNFHYENHVGTAAEAEHKHAEEVTEVALKTMEDTLSHTISQISKEEEEYQAEQDLQKKFQQELVDHEKKVSLMEVILEVTKTLHDMTRQTSELEVTCASLGEELQRRCACPSCHLDNVEALGKLLQVWSCIGDAFPGGENGNDNCHWCHCVSCVQTCRRNCGEN comes from the exons ATGGCGGGAGGCGACACTCGGAAGCAACTCCTAACTCTAATCCGAGACTTTGCCACTGAAAAATCGCAAGGAGAGAGAAGAGTTATTGGCTTAAAGAAGCGAATCGAAGAGGTTCGCTCTGAGCTCGACGTAGCAAATGCAGAGCTTGAAGACGCCAAGCGTGCGAAAGAAACCGTTGAGCAAGAGCTTAGAGGCTACGAAGTTGAAAATGCTTTGAACGATCATTCGATTCAGACCCTAGACGCTAGAATATGTCTGATTCAGGACGAGATATCCTCTGTTGGATCTGATCTAGATGCTCTTAAGGTTAAAGAAGGAGCTTCGCGAGATGAGTTTATAGGACAAATGTGTAAGCTTAACACTATGATAAGGAAATTCCAAGAGACAATTGCTTGTAATTTTCACTATGAAAATCATGTTGGAACTGCAGCAGAAGCAGAACACAAACATGCGGAGGAAGTCACTGAAGTTGCTTTAAAAACTATGGAGGATACACTGTCCCATACAATCTCTCAAATAagtaaagaggaagaagaatacCAAGCGGAGCAGGATCTTCAAAAGAAGTTCCAGCAGGAGTTGGTTGATCACGAGAAGAAGGTATCTCTGATGGAAGTAATACTGGAAGTAACGAAAACATTGCATGACATGACCAGGCAGACTTCTGAACTGGAAGTCACGTGTGCTTCCCTCGGTGAGGAGTTGCAGAGGAGATGTGCATGTCCAAGTTGTCACCTAGATAACGTGGAGGCCCTGGGCAAGCTGCTTCAG GTTTGGAGTTGCATTGGTGATGCTTTTCCGGGAGGAGAGAATGGGAATGACAATTGCCATTGGTGTCACTGCGTGTCCTGTGTCCAGACCTGTAGACGGAATTGTGGAGAAAATTAA
- the LOC122306944 gene encoding putative non-specific lipid-transfer protein 14 — protein MGINQMVSPKAQAIMLLLMVISLAISAVSAATSECSAVTGLASSCSTFMTYGSPDPFPGSPCCDAMMSLNVIADSTDNRRLICRCMMGLITTYNPNATAIATLSGSCGVSLGFTIDPNTDCSFVP, from the exons ATGGGAATCAATCAAATGGTTAGCCCAAAAGCACAAGCGATTATGTTGCTATTAATGGTGATATCATTGGCAATATCAGCAGTATCTGCTGCAACGTCTGAGTGCTCAGCTGTGACAGGACTAGCCTCATCTTGCTCTACTTTCATGACTTATGGTTCTCCAGACCCATTTCCTGGATCGCCATGTTGCGATGCCATGATGAGCCTGAACGTGATTGCTGACTCTACGGATAATCGAAGATTGATTTGTAGGTGCATGATGGGCCTCATTACCACCTACAATCCCAATGCCACAGCTATTGCCACCTTGTCTGGCTCTTGCGGAGTCTCTCTGGGCTTCACAATCGATCCAAATACCGATTGCAGCTT CGTACCTTGA
- the LOC122307664 gene encoding protein IQ-DOMAIN 23-like: MGFLRQLFGFRTRNPKKEKKRRSFSVGSPDHGNTQATPSRIYLDSSSTDLDPNKHAIAVAAATAAVAEAALAAAHAAAEVVRLTRTTSSVGCGSRRRWTEDFAAVKIQSAFRGYLARRALKALKALVKLQALVRGHMVRKQTADMLKRMQTLVRVQARARASRAHLSESLHSSSKSSLLRRPVPATPDLNGGPLRAYSSKFDGSSIFKRCSSNSNFRDVIDPDKPHVGSNWLDRWMEESLRNNRRDISLRNGHTDDEKSDKILEVDTWKPHLNSQKSNRNFQTSQHAFASDLNKDRFMRYDSPSKYSTKASNSVPFQATGEFMSLSSLKIGKDGATIRTAENSPQVYSASSRPGHNARRGPFTPTRSECAWGFFSGYSGHPNYMANTESSRAKVRSQSAPRQRLEFENFGSTRSSVQGFWDAGSNSDRAFSHQTDYRNKTYPDSSRLSRLWSSNLR; encoded by the exons ATGGGCTTTCTCCGACAACTCTTCGGCTTCCGCACCAGAAATcccaagaaggaaaagaagaggcGGAGCTTCAGCGTCGGATCCCCAGACCACGGTAATACCCAAGCGACGCCGTCTCGAATATATCTCGACTCTTCTTCCACCGACCTGGACCCCAACAAGCACGCCATAGCCGTTGCCGCAGCCACTGCTGCGGTGGCGGAGGCTGCGCTCGCGGCCGCCCATGCGGCAGCAGAGGTCGTCAGGCTTACAAGAACCACTAGCTCCGTCGGTTGTGGGAGTCGTCGGCGGTGGACGGAGGACTTTGCGGCCGTTAAGATACAATCAGCTTTCCGTGGCTATCTG GCAAGGAGGGCACTCAAGGCACTGAAAGCATTGGTGAAACTTCAAGCATTAGTAAGAGGGCACATGGTGAGAAAGCAAACTGCTGACATGCTGAAGCGCATGCAGACATTGGTCCGAGTGCAGGCCCGAGCACGTGCAAGTCGCGCACACCTGTCAGAATCCTTGCATTCTAGCAGCAAGTCCTCCCTCTTGCGGCGCCCT GTTCCTGCAACTCCTGACTTGAATGGTGGTCCCCTTCGTGCTTATAGTAGCAAATTTGATGGCTCGTCAATCTTTAAG AGATGTAGTTCGAATTCAAACTTCAGGGACGTCATCGACCCAGACAAACCACATGTTGGTTCGAACTGGTTGGACCGTTGGATGGAAGAAAGCTTACGGAACAACCGTCGAGACATTTCATTAAGAAATGGGCATACTGATGATGAGAAGAGTGACAAGATTCTTGAAGTAGATACTTGGAAGCCGCATTTGAACTCCCAAAAAAGTAACAGAAACTTTCAGACATCACAGCATGCTTTTGCTTCTGATTTAAACAAAGACAGGTTTATGAGATACGACTCTCCATCAAAATACTCAACAAAAGCTTCAAACTCAGTTCCTTTTCAGGCTACAGGGGAGTTTATGTCTCTGAGCTCACTAAAAATAGGAAAAGACGGAGCAACAATAAGAACTGCTGAGAACAGCCCACAGGTGTATTCTGCGTCATCTAGGCCTGGACATAATGCCAGAAGAGGTCCTTTCACACCCACGAGGAGTGAGTGCGCGTGGGGCTTTTTTAGTGGGTACTCGGGTCATCCAAACTACATGGCAAATACAGAATCATCTCGGGCTAAAGTTAGATCACAGAGTGCCCCAAGGCAAAGGCtcgagtttgaaaattttggttcAACCAGGAGTTCTGTTCAGGGGTTTTGGGATGCAGGGAGTAACTCAGATAGAGCCTTTTCCCACCAAACTGACTACAGGAACAAAACTTATCCAGATTCTAGCCGCTTGAGCAGACTTTGGAGTTctaatttaaggtga
- the LOC122308254 gene encoding stamen-specific protein FIL1-like produces the protein MAVVLKSLVSLSSLVAVLMLVALAVQTQTAQAQTSCSAELSNLNVCAPYVVPGAANVVPSSDCCSALQSVQHDCLCSTLRIASQLPAQCNVPAVSCGIN, from the exons ATGGCAGTAGTCCTCAAGTCCCTCGTCTCTCTCAGCTCTCTGGTTGCAGTTCTGATGCTCGTGGCACTTGCTGTGCAGACCCAGACAGCTCAGGCACAGACGAGCTGCTCTGCTGAGCTAAGCAACCTCAACGTGTGCGCACCCTATGTGGTGCCAGGTGCAGCCAACGTGGTTCCTAGTTCTGACTGCTGCAGTGCACTCCAATCAGTGCAACACGACTGCCTCTGCAGCACTCTGAGGATCGCTTCCCAGCTTCCGGCTCAATGCAATGTCCCTGCCGTCTCTTGTG GTATAAACTAG